From Fundulus heteroclitus isolate FHET01 chromosome 5, MU-UCD_Fhet_4.1, whole genome shotgun sequence, a single genomic window includes:
- the LOC105924010 gene encoding serum response factor, protein MATGTGSAGNGLGGVPGSSAGPEPGAGPEADGEQLEEQEFSTEVVFSGSDQDSDSGDEEDAAGSCGDRRGVKRERREDGRSAQASRGPHRGPHRAPGAGSPAVSGAKPGKKTRGRVKIKMEFIDNKLRRYTTFSKRKTGIMKKAYELSTLTGTQVLLLVASETGHVYTFATRKLQPMITSETGKALIQTCLNSPDSPPRSDPSTDQRMSATGFEETDLTYQVAETDSSPESSKDLAKPTFTFPVSVQPQPASSSLPLQVQTSAPPWQPPASSSNGAVLKTSAGVVLPGGITLMSGAQLPPGTHTIPLSQLQGQPVTIQGPRAAPAATLQAPPTQPATLLRLPATVSLTGTGVSQQLQTIQVQPSSQQTSNQSSSETRSPASSSSTASLPVTIVTSSSSSPSSVAGHMMYPGGHTVMYATPTPSLADRSLAVLNTFPPAHNQSHDPGALQQVFLTSLPPVAGQIPVSAVQLHPMVISQPSSSSLTELQVVSLDVHQSKDD, encoded by the exons ATGGCGACCGGAACCGGGAGCGCAGGTAACGGGCTGGGCGGCGTTCCGGGGAGCTCCGCGGGACCGGAACCGGGCGCGGGACCGGAGGCGGACGGAgagcagctggaggagcaggAGTTCAGCACCGAGGTGGTCTTCAGCGGCTCGGACCAGGACTCCGACTCCGGGGACGAGGAGGACGCGGCGGGATCCTGCGGGGACCGGAGAGGCGTGAAGCGGGAGAGGAGGGAGGACGGCCGGTCCGCGCAGGCCTCCCGGGGCCCCCACCGGGGCCCCCACCGGGCCCCCGGCGCGGGGAGCCCCGCGGTGTCTGGCGCTAAACCCGGGAAGAAGACCCGAGGCCGGGTCAAGATCAAGATGGAGTTCATCGACAACAAGCTGAGGCGGTACACCACCTTCAGCAAGAGGAAGACGGGCATCATGAAGAAG GCCTATGAGCTGTCCACGCTCACGGGGACGcaggtgctgctgctggtcGCCAGTGAGACGGGCCACGTTTACACATTCGCCACCAGGAAGCTGCAGCCCATGATCACGTCAGAGACGGGGAAGGCTCTGATCCAGACCTGCCTGAACTCTCCGGACTCGCCCCCCCGCTCCGACCCGTCCACCGACCAACGGATGAGCGCCACGGGCTTTGAGGAGACCGACCTCACCTACCAGGTGGCGGAGACCGACAGCAGCCCGGAGAGTTCAAAG GACCTGGCCAAGCCCACCTTTACCTTTCCGGTGTCCGTGCAGCCGCAGCCCGCCTCCTCCTCTTTACCCCTGCAGGTGCAGACCAGCGCCCCCCCATGGCAGCCGCCCGCCTCCTCCAGCAACGGGGCGGTGCTGAAGACCTCAGCAGGTGTGGTTCTTCCTGGAGGCATCACCTTGATGTCAG GTGCCCAGCTGCCCCCCGGCACACACACCATCCCCCTCAGCCAGCTGCAGGGCCAACCTGTGACCATCCAGGGCCCCAGGGCGGCCCCCGCCGCCACTCTCCAGGCTCCGCCCACACAACCGGCCACGCTGCTCCGCCTCCCGGCCACCGTGTCGCTGACAG GAACTGGAGTCTCTCAGCAGCTGCAGACTATCCAGGTTCAACCCAGCTCTCAGCAGACGTCCAATCAGAGCAGCTCAGAGACACGTAGTCCCGCCTCCTCGTCCTCCACAG CCAGTCTTCCCGTCACCATCgtcacctcctcttcctcctccccttcctccGTAGCAGGTCACATGATGTACCCCGGTGGTCACACGGTGATGTACGCCACGCCCACGCCCTCTCTGGCTGACCGCAGCCTGGCCGTCCTCAACACCTTCCCCCCCGCCCACAACCAGTCACATGACCCAG GTGCGCTCCAGCAGGTCTTCCTCACATCTCTTCCTCCCGTCGCTGGTCAGATTCCAGTTTCTGCCGTCCAGCTGCACCCG ATGGTGATCAGCcagcccagcagcagcagcctgacgGAGCTGCAGGTCGTCAGTCTGGACGTCCACCAATCCAAAGATGATTGA